GAAGACGATATGGAAAGTAAAGGCGCATGGCTTAAAGGTGTAATTGTAAGAGAATATATCGATACATATTCAAATTTCAGAGGTGAAAAAAGCCTTGGAGAGTTTTTGAAGCAAGAGGGTATTTTGGGAATTAGCGAAATCGATACGAGATATCTTACCAAAACTATCAGAACCCAGGGTGCTATGATGATGATAGCATCAAGCGAAATCCATGATAAAGAAGAACTTAAAAAAATACTTGACTCAACCCCTTCCATTCAGGAAATTGATTATATTAAAGAAGTTACGACCGATAAAGAATATATCCATCCAAACGGCGCATGGAACGATATAGAGTTTAAATACAACCCTAAAAACACAGATAAAAGAATCGTGGTTTATGATTTCGGTGTAAAAAGAAACATATTAAACGAACTTACCGAAGCCGGAATGGAATGTGTGGTGGTACCTGCAAACACTCCTGTTGAGGATGTGATTAAAAGATATCAAAACGGTGAAATTCAGGGTGTGTTTTTAAGTAACGGTCCGGGGGATCCTCTTATTTTAAAAGACGTGCATGAAAAAATCAAAAAGCTGCTTGATGCAAAAGTTCCGATGTTCGGAATCTGTCTTGGACATCAGCTTTTAAGTATCGCACATGGATATCCTACATTCAAACTTAAATTCGGACACCACGGAGGGAACCATCCTGTTAAGAACTTCATAGGAAAATATCCGGAAGTTGAAATAACAGCCCAAAACCACAACTACAACGTTCCTGAAGAAATCGAGGAAATTGCTGAAGTTACACACAAAAACCTTTTTGACAATACAATTGAAGGTGTGAAATACAAAAACGAAAAAGTATTCTCAGTCCAGCATCACCCGGAAGCCTCTCCGGGACCGAGAGATGCAAAATACATATTCAAACAGTTTTATGAAATGATTTAAAATGAAGTTCGATATTCTGAACAAATTAATGTTTGGAATTTTTGAACTTTTTATTCTTTTTGTGGCGATTTTCGCCCTTGTTTCCACATTTATGACAAACCCACTTATTTCTACCGTAATATTTTTCTTTTTAATTTATTTTGCTTATTATCTGGCGATAAAGTATTTTATGGAGGATTAAGAAGTTATAATCCCCTGATTTATAAGATACAGAAGAATAATACCGAAGATAATTCTGTAAACCCCGAATGCGTTTAGCGTATATTTCTGAACATATTTCAAAAAGAGTTTAACCGCTATATAGCTTGCTATGAAACTTACAACAAAGCCTACCGCTAAAACCGTCATATTCTGGTTTGTAAAAGAATCAATGTTTTTAAGAAGCTCATAACCGCTTGCCGCAAACATTGTGGGAATTGCAAGTAAAAAACTGAAATCCGCAGCCGTTTTTCTGCTAAGCCCGCTTAGCATTCCGCCTACAATAGTTGCACCGCTTCTGCTGGTACCGGGAATTAGGGCAAAAACTTGAAAGAATCCTATAATCAGTGCCTCTCTTAAGCTTACTTTTTCAACATCCCTGATTTTGACTTTTTCTTCCGAATAGATCTTTTCAACAATAAAAAAGACAATTCCTCCGATTATAAACATCCACGCAACCGTCTGGATTGTAAAAAGAGCCTTTATCTGATGTCTTAAAAGAAAACCTATTACCGCAAGGGGCATAAATGCAATCAGCACCTTTTTCCAAAGGTTAATTTCTTTAAAGTTTATTTTTTCAAGATATATTAAAACAATTGCAAGTGTGGCACCGAGCTGGATTATTACTTCAAAAGCCACGTTTTGAACACTTTGTTTAAGTCCTAAAAGAGTGGAAACTATTATCATGTGTGCAGTAGATGAAATAGGTAAAAATTCGGTGATTCCTTCTACAATTCCTAATATGATACTGTCAAAAATACTCATAAATCCCCTTTTATTTAAAAGTAAAAAGAATTATAATATAAAAACAATAAAGGCCGCATATGTTTAAAGCGTTTGAAAAAGAACACATCTGTATAGCACACAGGGGATTAAGGGCTTTTTATCCAGAAAACACCATGCCTGCATTTGAAAAATCGTTAAACAGATTCGATATGTTTGAATTCGACGTACACTATACAAAAGATCTAAAACCTGTTGTGATACACGACGGGGATTTAAGAGAGCTTACGGACGTGTCGGACAGATTTGACAGATACTGCGTCGGTGAGCTTACTTTAGATGAGATAAAAACACTTGACAACGTATCAAAGTTTATAAAAAACAATCCTTTTAATAAAGAATTGAATATCCAAGAACTGTCGGACATGAATAAAAACTCCATTCCGCATCTTGATGAAGTACTGGCTTTTATTAAACAGCATTCATTTCCCGCAAATCTTGAAATTAAAGATTCTGATATTGATGAAGATTACATTATAAAAGATCTAAGGGAAAGGATTGAAAAGTTCGGAGTAAAAGACCTTGTGCTTATTTCATCTTATAATCACGGGTATATAAAAAAATTGCAAAAGTATCATACTGCGGCTCTTTTTGATTATGAAATGAAAGATTTAAAAGCGTATTTAAAAGATCTAAACGTATGTGCGTACCATATAGATATTGATAATTTTAATAAAAAGACAGTTTCGGAACTTTTAAAAGAAAATATTTACACAAACGTTTATACGGTAAATGATAAAAAAAAGATCTTAGATCTTTTTAAGATGGGGGTTAAAGGGGTGTTTTGCGATTATTTTTCCTGAAGAAGCCTGTTGAATACTTTAAGCGTCATTTTAACGTCTTCCAGGGCGTCGTGGTAATTTGCATTTTGTTTACCGAAGAAAAACGCCACACATTCTTCAAGTCTTGGCATTTTTTTCTTTTCAAGCACTACGACGTCGGCAGAATAGTACATTGTGTCAAATATCGGAATGTCTATGATGTTCGGGAAATGCTCCGCCCTTTCAAGCTCTCTTTTAAGAACCCCGAAATCGTAAAGCACGTTATGACCCACCACCATGTCGAGATTGTCGAAAATCTGTAAGAATTCATCTTTTTTTTCGGCAAATGTAGGTTTGTGTTCGATGTCTTCTTGTTTGATTTTATGAACTTCATACGCTTCTTCGCTGATTTTCGCCTTAGGGTTTAAAAAATCGTAAATCTCTTCGGTATCCATACTCTGCATATCCTGTATAACAACCGCATATGAAATAATATATCCGTAAATATCAGTGGTTTCCGTATCGAAAACGCCTACTTTTTGTATTTTAAATTCATCGGGTGTGTTTTCAAGGTCGTGTATGTAGAATTTTAAAAACTCTTTTGTAGAAAACACCTTTTGACGTTTGATAGGTTTTATTCTTTCGCGTTTACCTTCTTCTTCAAGCACTACAGATGTCAGGTAGTCGTTGTAGTTTCTGAAAATCACATCTTCTTTTACATCTTCACTCAGGCATTTAAGCAGGTATGATTTGTCTTTTTTGAGTTTTTCTATGGCATATTCTCTTGTTTTTTTATTAAAAACAGTGGCAAGTCTTAATGTTTCAATCTTTTGAGGTAAACTCAAATTAAACCTTTTTAACGGAATTATACATATATTTATATTAATTCTCAATTCTCAATTCTCAATTCTTAATTCTTTAGGATATAATTACATATAAAAAAGGTACCGTATGCCAAAAAGAGAAGATATTAAGACCATACTGCTTATAGGTTCCGGTCCGATCGTAATAGGACAGGCTTGCGAATTCGACTATTCAGGCGTTCAGGCCGCAAAAACACTTAAATCATTAGGATACAGAGTTGTTCTTGTAAACTCAAACCCGGCTACAATTATGACAGACCCGGAGTTTGCCGACGCTACATATATCGAGCCGATTACCGCCGATGTTGTGGCTAAAATTATTCAAAAAGAAAATGTTGATGCGATTCTTCCTACAATGGGAGGGCAGACAGCACTTAATGTCGCAATGGAAATGTATGAAAAAGGAATGCTTGAAGGTATTGAATTTTTAGGGGCAAACCCGGAAGCGATTAAAAAGGGTGAAGACAGAGAGGAGTTTAAACAGGCCGTTGAGAGAATAGGTCTTGATTTGGCAAAAAGTGAAACCGCCCATACGCTTGATGAAGCTGTTGAAATAGCAAAAAACATCGGATTTCCTCTGATTGTCAGAGCCGCATATACACTTGGAGGACTTGGAAGCGGTGTTGCTTACAATATGGAAGAATTTAAAGCGCTTGCAAAAACGGGTATCGAAGCCAGCCCTATTAACGAAATTGAGATTCTTGAATCAATGCTTGGCTGGAAAGAATACGAAATGGAAGTTATCAGGGACAGAAATGATAACTGTATAATTGTGTGTTCTATAGAAAACGTTGATCCTATGGGTGTGCATACGGGTGACAGTATTACGGTTGCACCGGCACTTACGCTCACTGACAAAGAATATCAGAAAATGAGGGATGCATCTTTTGCAATTCTAAGAGAAATCGGTGTTGATACGGGTGGAAGTAACGTTCAGTTTGCGGTAAACCCTGAAAACGGTAGAATGATCGTAATCGAAATGAATCCGAGGGTTTCAAGAAGTTCGGCCCTTGCATCAAAAGCTACCGGTTATCCTATTGCAAAAATAGCGACTCTTTTAGCTGTGGGATACACGCTTGACGAAATTCAAAACGATATTACCGGCACAGCAGCGAGCTTTGAACCTGTAATAGACTATGTTGTTACTAAGATTCCTAGATTTACGTTTGAAAAGTTCCCTCAGGCTGACGCAACGCTTACAACTTCAATGAAAAGTGTTGGTGAGGTTATGGCGATAGGAAGAACGTTTAAAGAATCAGTTCAAAAAGCCCTATATTCACTTGAAACCGGACTTGACGGATTTGAAAAAATCGAATGCGATGAAGAGACACTTGTAAAAAACATAAGAATTCCTAATGAAAACAGGCTTCTTTATGTTGCGGAAGCGTTCAGAAGAGGCAAAAGCGTAGAGGAAATTTTTGATATATGCAAAATTGATCCGTGGTTTTTAAATCAGATTAAAGAAATTGTTGAACTCGAAAAAGAAATAACACCGGCGATTTTAGAAAATGAAGATCTTTTAAGAAAAGCCAAAACATACGGATTTAGCGATAGAATGATTGCAAAACTTATAGGCAAAACCGAAGAGGATGTATATCAGGCAAGAAAAAAATTAGGCGTTGAAATCGACTATAACGAAGTTGACACTTGTGCGGCCGAGTTTGATACGACTACAAGTTACCTTTATTCAAGTGTAAACGTTACCAAAAACGTGCCATTAAGAGGAAGCGATCTTGAAAATGATAAAAAAGTTCTTATTTTAGGCGGCGGACCGAACAGAATTGGACAGGGAATTGAATTCGACTACTGCTGTGTACACGCGGCTTTTGCACTTGAAGATTTAGGCGTTAAAACAATCATGTACAACTGCAACCCTGAAACGGTTTCAACGGATTATGATACAAGCGACGTGCTATATTTTGAACCTATTACGTTTGAAAGAGTAAGAAACGTAGTTGAGCTTGAAAGACCGGACGGTGTTATCGTTCAGTTCGGGGGGCAGACTCCTCTTAAACTTGCAAAAGGTCTTACAAGAATCAACGCTAATATTATAGGAACATCCGCTGAGGTGATCGATACGGCTGAAGACAGGGAAAAATTCTCAGCGTTTATTGAAGAACTCGGTCTTAATCAGCCAGCAAACGGTACTGCGTTTACAAAAGAAGAAGCATATAAAATTGCGGAAAATATAGGTTATCCGGTACTTGTTAGACCAAGTTACGTGCTTGGCGGAAGAGCTATGAGAATCGTTTACAACGAAGACGAACTAAAAGCGTATATGGATGAAGCGGTAAGCGTTTCAAACGAAAGCCCGGTACTTATAGACAAATTCCTCGATAGAGCCATCGAACTTGACGTAGACGCTATTAGTGATACCAAAGAAGTGTATATCGGCGGTATTATGCAGCATATCGAAGAAGCAGGGATTCATTCAGGGGACAGTGCGTGTTCGCTTCCGACAGTTAGCATCAGCGAAGATAAACTAAAAGAAATCGAAAACGCAACTAAACAGATAGCTCTTAAACTTGGTGTAAAAGGACTTTTAAATATCCAGTATGCTCTTCACAGAGATAAACTATATTTAATCGAAGTTAACCCGAGAGCAAGTAGAACGGTACCTTTCGTATCAAAAGCTACCGGGCTTCCTTTGGCAAAAGTGGCTACAAGAGTTATGTGGAATTTAGCACATAACCCTGAAATAAACGGAGGCAAAGTACTTCAAGAAGCACTCAATTTTTACGATAAATTCGGTGTTGTAACGTTTGACGGTAATGTGTTTAAGCCGAAACAAAAAGGACATATTGCCGTTAAAGAAGCAGTGTTCCCGTTCAATAAACTGCCTGGAGCGGATCTGATTTTAGGACCTGAAATGAAATCAACCGGTGAAGTTATGGGAATTAGTGATAGTTTTGGAGAAAGTTTTGCAAAATCACAGGCGGCTTGTAAAAACTTCCTTCCGACAAGCGGAAAAGTGTTTATTTCACTTACTAATATAGATAAAGAATTTGCACCGGCTCTTGCAAAAGCACTTAAAAACCACGGTTTTGAAATTGTTGCTACAAGCGGTACTTATAAAGTAATAAGCGAAGCCGGAATAGAATGTGAAAGAGTACTTAAAATCAGTGAAGGCAGACCGAATATAGTAGATATGATTAAAAATGAAGAAATCGCACTTGTTATCAATACAAGCGATAATAAAGCAAGCAAAGACGACGCTAAAATCATAAGACGCGAAGTGTTAAATCAGGGAATTCCATATTTTACAACAATTGCAGCGGCATTTGCTGCGGTTGAAGCAATTGAATTCTTACAGACAAGCGAAGAAAAAGTTAAATCTATCCAGGATTACTTCAAAAATTAATCCTTTCTTTTTTTCATATTAAACTTTTTTTAAAGTTTATATACATAGTGTCTGATATAAAAAAAACTGACTTTAATATATTGTAATAATGAAGATAAGATTTTCAATTTTCAAATATATTCAATAATATAAATGAAATATATTTACTTTAATTATTGCAGATTAAATGAATAGAAGAAAACATTATCAAGTATAGAGAAGGAAAATACTGATTTGTATTATAGTGCCAGATATAAATATAAAGAGTTGTTAAAGAAGTTAAAGAATAAAATTATTAAAAAATACATAAAAATATATATTACTATAGTATAAGGAAATAGAATTAATAATCAGGTGCCAGACCCGAAGTGATTAAAAAAGATAGAAAAAAGAGTAAAAAAAGGATAAAAAAGTAAAATTTCATAAAATTTCCTTAAAAAAAGGAGAATAGGTCTTGACAGGGGAAAAAAAATTTTATATACTTTCAGTCCTCAAACGGAAGAAGGGTTTGAGAGATGATAGAGAGCTTAGAGATAAGTAGCATACCCGAGGGGGGAATAGAAGTTATAATATAACTATAAACCCTAAGGGTATTAATAATACCAAATGTAAAACAAGAGTCAACGTAAATAACTTTGATTTTTGGGATTAAACATAATTCATTTTAATGGAGAGTTTGATCCTGGCTCAGAGTGAACGCTGGCGGCATGCTTAACACATGCAAGTCGAGGGGCAGCAGGCGGGAACTTCGGTTCCCGTGCTGGCGACCGGCGGACGGGTGAGTAACACGTAGCTACTTGCCCCACAGAGGGGGATAACACACCGAAAGGTGTGCTAATACCGCATACACCCGAGAGGGGAAAGGGCTTCGGTCCGCTGTGGGATAGGGCTGCGGCGTATCAGCTAGTTGGTGAGGTAACGGCTTACCAAGGCGATGACGCGTAGCTGGTCTGAGAGGATGATCAGCCACACTGGAACTGAGACACGGTCCAGACTCCTACGGGAGGCAGCAGTGGGGAATATTGGGCAATGGGGGAAACCCTGACCCAGCAATGCCGCGTGGAGGAAGAAGCCTTTCGGGGTGTAAACTCCTTTTGCAGGGGAAGAAACTGACGGTACCCTGCGAATAAGCTCCGGCTAACTCCGTGCCAGCAGCCGCGGTAATACGGGGGGAGCGAGCGTTACTCGGAATCACTGGGCGTAAAGGGTGCGTAGGCGGTTTGATAAGTTGGGAGTGAAATCCTATGGCTCAACCATAGAACTGCTTCCAAAACTGTCAGACTAGAGTTCGGGAGAGGCCAAGGGAATTCCTGGTGTAGGGGTGAAATCCGTAGAGATCAGGAGGAATGCCGAAAGCGAAGGCGCTTGGCTGGAACGATACTGACGCTGAGGCACGAAAGCGTGGGGAGCAAACAGGATTAGATACCCTGGTAGTCCACGCCCTAAACGATGGGTACTAGTGGTTGGGGGGATAGTCCCTCAGTCACGCAGCAAACGCGATAAGTACCCCGCCTGGGGAGTACGGCCGCAAGGCTAAAACTCAAAGGAATAGACGGGGACCCGAACAAGCGGTGGAGCATGTGGTTTAATTCGAAGATACGCGAAGAACCTTACCTGGGCTTGACATCCCTGGAACCCTGCAGAGATGCGGGGGTGCTACTTCGGTAGAACCAGGAGACAGGTGCTGCATGGCTGTCGTCAGCTCGTGTCGTGAGATGTTGGGTTAAGTCCCGCAACGAGCGCAACCCCTGTCCTTAGTTGGCATCAGTTCGGCTGGCCACTCTAAGGAGACTGCCCGGGCAACCGGGAGGAAGGTGGGGATGACGTCAAGTCATCATGGCCCTTATGTCCAGGGCGACACACGTGCTACAATGGCCGGGACAGAGAGATGCGAAACCGCGAGGTGGAGCAAATCTCTAAACCCGGTCTCAGTTCGGATTGCACTCTGCAACTCGAGTGCATGAAGGCGGAATCGCTAGTAATCGCGGATCAGCCATGCCGCGGTGAATACGTTCCCGGGTCTTGTACTCACCGCCCGTCACACCATGGGAGTCGGGTTCACCCGAAGTCGGTATCCCTAAGATAGGGGCCGCCTACGGTGGACCCGGCGACTGGGGTGAAGTCGTAACAAGGTAGCCGTAGGAGAACCTGCGGCTGGATCACCTCCTTTCAAGAGGAAGAGGGATATGGATTCGGTTCCATATCTCGACCCCGAGGGTATGCTACTTAGATGTAAGCTCTTTAACCCTTATCATGGGTGTGGGACTATAGCTCAGCTGGTTAGAGCGCACCCCTGATAAGGGTGAGGTCCCAGGTTCAAGTCCTGGTAGTCCCACCAGATATATAGATCTGGGGACATAGCTCAGCTGGTAGAGCGCCTGCCTTGCACGCAGGAGGTCAGGGGTTCGACTCCCCTTGTCTCCACCAGGGCTGAGGGAAATGAAGAGTGAAAAGTGAAAAGTTAAGAGTGTGAGAGACACTTTTAGCTTTACACTTTTAGAGAGTGTAAGAGAGTTCATTGAAAGTTGGTTGTTAAAAGTCTTGTCCACGCCGCGAGAAAGCTACTAAGGGCGAGCGGTGGATGCCTAGGCTGGAAGAGGCGAAGAAGGACGTGCTAGGCTGCGAAAAGCCAGGGGGAGTTGCCAAGAAGCGTTGATCCCTGGATGTCCGAATGGGGGAACCCGGCCGGTGGAGACACCGGTCACTCCTTTATGGAGGGCGAACCCGGGGAAGTGAAACATCTCAGTACCCGGAGGAAAAGAAATCAACCGAGATTCCGAGAGTAGCGGCGAGCGAAATCGGAGTAGCCCGTCTCTGTGTAGCCTGTATGTTAGAGGAATTACCTGGAAAGGTAAGCCACAGAAGGTGAAAGCCCTGTACTCGAAAACATACAGGTGGGACTAAGCAGAGACCTTAGCGAGTAGCTCGGGACACGTGTTATCCTGAGTGAAAATGGGAGGACCACCTTCCAAGGCTAAATACTACTTCCAGACCGATAGTGCACAAGTACCGTGAGGGAAAGGTGAAAAGAACCCCGGTGAGGGGAGTGAAATAGAACCTGAAACCGCTTGCCTACAATCATTCGGAGCCCTATTGTCCATTGGACAAGGGTGACGGACTGCCTTTTGCATAATGAGCCTGCGAGTTGTGGTCACTGGCGAGGTTAATCCGAGAGGAGGAGCCGAAGCGAAAGCGAGTCTGAATAGGGCGACATAGTCAGTGGCTGCAGACCCGAAGCTGAGTGATCTATCCATGGGCAGGTTGAAGGTGGGGTAAGACCCACTGGAGGACCGAACCGGTAGGCGTTGAAAAGCCTTCGGATGACCTGTGGATAGGGGTGAAAGGCCAATCAAACTCAGTGATAGCTGGTTCTCTCCGAAATGCATTTAGGTGCAGCGTCAAGAGGTAGCCATAGGGGGTAGAGCACTGATAGGGCTAGGGCGGCCCACAGCTGTACCAAACCCTGTCAAACTCCGAATACCTATGGTGTAATCTTGGCAGTGAGGCGTAGGGTGATAAAATCCTATGTCGAGAGGGGAACAACCCAGACTACCGACTAAGGCCCCCAAGTGATAGCTAAGTGGAAAAGGAGGTTTTCCTGCTTAGACAACCAGGAGGTTGGCTTAGAAGCAGCCATCCTTTAAAGAAAGCGTAACAGCTCACTGGTCGAGCGGGGGAGCGCCGAAAA
This genomic interval from Nautilia profundicola AmH contains the following:
- the carA gene encoding glutamine-hydrolyzing carbamoyl-phosphate synthase small subunit; the protein is MMKISILLANGDFFEAKGFGAEGTAVGEIVFNTSMTGYQEIITDPSYAGQFVVFTMPEIGNVGVNEDDMESKGAWLKGVIVREYIDTYSNFRGEKSLGEFLKQEGILGISEIDTRYLTKTIRTQGAMMMIASSEIHDKEELKKILDSTPSIQEIDYIKEVTTDKEYIHPNGAWNDIEFKYNPKNTDKRIVVYDFGVKRNILNELTEAGMECVVVPANTPVEDVIKRYQNGEIQGVFLSNGPGDPLILKDVHEKIKKLLDAKVPMFGICLGHQLLSIAHGYPTFKLKFGHHGGNHPVKNFIGKYPEVEITAQNHNYNVPEEIEEIAEVTHKNLFDNTIEGVKYKNEKVFSVQHHPEASPGPRDAKYIFKQFYEMI
- a CDS encoding undecaprenyl-diphosphate phosphatase; protein product: MSIFDSIILGIVEGITEFLPISSTAHMIIVSTLLGLKQSVQNVAFEVIIQLGATLAIVLIYLEKINFKEINLWKKVLIAFMPLAVIGFLLRHQIKALFTIQTVAWMFIIGGIVFFIVEKIYSEEKVKIRDVEKVSLREALIIGFFQVFALIPGTSRSGATIVGGMLSGLSRKTAADFSFLLAIPTMFAASGYELLKNIDSFTNQNMTVLAVGFVVSFIASYIAVKLFLKYVQKYTLNAFGVYRIIFGIILLYLINQGIITS
- a CDS encoding glycerophosphodiester phosphodiesterase; its protein translation is MFKAFEKEHICIAHRGLRAFYPENTMPAFEKSLNRFDMFEFDVHYTKDLKPVVIHDGDLRELTDVSDRFDRYCVGELTLDEIKTLDNVSKFIKNNPFNKELNIQELSDMNKNSIPHLDEVLAFIKQHSFPANLEIKDSDIDEDYIIKDLRERIEKFGVKDLVLISSYNHGYIKKLQKYHTAALFDYEMKDLKAYLKDLNVCAYHIDIDNFNKKTVSELLKENIYTNVYTVNDKKKILDLFKMGVKGVFCDYFS
- a CDS encoding 3'-5' exonuclease, whose product is MSLPQKIETLRLATVFNKKTREYAIEKLKKDKSYLLKCLSEDVKEDVIFRNYNDYLTSVVLEEEGKRERIKPIKRQKVFSTKEFLKFYIHDLENTPDEFKIQKVGVFDTETTDIYGYIISYAVVIQDMQSMDTEEIYDFLNPKAKISEEAYEVHKIKQEDIEHKPTFAEKKDEFLQIFDNLDMVVGHNVLYDFGVLKRELERAEHFPNIIDIPIFDTMYYSADVVVLEKKKMPRLEECVAFFFGKQNANYHDALEDVKMTLKVFNRLLQEK
- the carB gene encoding carbamoyl-phosphate synthase large subunit, whose translation is MPKREDIKTILLIGSGPIVIGQACEFDYSGVQAAKTLKSLGYRVVLVNSNPATIMTDPEFADATYIEPITADVVAKIIQKENVDAILPTMGGQTALNVAMEMYEKGMLEGIEFLGANPEAIKKGEDREEFKQAVERIGLDLAKSETAHTLDEAVEIAKNIGFPLIVRAAYTLGGLGSGVAYNMEEFKALAKTGIEASPINEIEILESMLGWKEYEMEVIRDRNDNCIIVCSIENVDPMGVHTGDSITVAPALTLTDKEYQKMRDASFAILREIGVDTGGSNVQFAVNPENGRMIVIEMNPRVSRSSALASKATGYPIAKIATLLAVGYTLDEIQNDITGTAASFEPVIDYVVTKIPRFTFEKFPQADATLTTSMKSVGEVMAIGRTFKESVQKALYSLETGLDGFEKIECDEETLVKNIRIPNENRLLYVAEAFRRGKSVEEIFDICKIDPWFLNQIKEIVELEKEITPAILENEDLLRKAKTYGFSDRMIAKLIGKTEEDVYQARKKLGVEIDYNEVDTCAAEFDTTTSYLYSSVNVTKNVPLRGSDLENDKKVLILGGGPNRIGQGIEFDYCCVHAAFALEDLGVKTIMYNCNPETVSTDYDTSDVLYFEPITFERVRNVVELERPDGVIVQFGGQTPLKLAKGLTRINANIIGTSAEVIDTAEDREKFSAFIEELGLNQPANGTAFTKEEAYKIAENIGYPVLVRPSYVLGGRAMRIVYNEDELKAYMDEAVSVSNESPVLIDKFLDRAIELDVDAISDTKEVYIGGIMQHIEEAGIHSGDSACSLPTVSISEDKLKEIENATKQIALKLGVKGLLNIQYALHRDKLYLIEVNPRASRTVPFVSKATGLPLAKVATRVMWNLAHNPEINGGKVLQEALNFYDKFGVVTFDGNVFKPKQKGHIAVKEAVFPFNKLPGADLILGPEMKSTGEVMGISDSFGESFAKSQAACKNFLPTSGKVFISLTNIDKEFAPALAKALKNHGFEIVATSGTYKVISEAGIECERVLKISEGRPNIVDMIKNEEIALVINTSDNKASKDDAKIIRREVLNQGIPYFTTIAAAFAAVEAIEFLQTSEEKVKSIQDYFKN